The stretch of DNA CGGGGAATGCATCCCTAAAAAAACCAGATATTCTCAACAAAACATCAACTCTTGGGCGTTTGAGTTCTAAGGTTGAAATAATCTCGAAATCAATCACCCTCCGATTTGCCCCTTGCCAAATAGGGCGCACTCCAATTAATGCTAATGCCTGTGAAATATCGTCTCCACCAGTACGCATGGTAGAAGTTCCCCAAACGGAAATACCAATAGAGGTAGGATAAGTCCCTTCTTCTTGTAAATACCGACTAATGATATTATCGGCGCTTTTTTTGCCCAATTCAAAAGCATGGGGAGAGGGTATTGTTCGGATGTCAACAGAGTAAAAGTTACGCCCTGTTGGTAGAATATCTAAACGTCCACGTGTTGGAGCTCCCGATCCTCCTGATGGGACATATCCAGCATCCAAACCATTCAATAGGTTGGTTATTTCTGATTGAGTTGCGTTTAATTTGGGCAGTGTCTCTTCTTTAATACTTACTAGGACTTGTTGCGTGTATTTTCCTAGGCTATCCATTACCAATTCCCCCTCCAAAAGTGCTTCAATTAACAATTTACTTTTGAGTTCTAACCATTCCACCGCTTGCCCGATAGTTCTACAGTCCATGCCATTTAGTGTTACTTTAAGCACCGTTTCATAGGCCGTATCTAAAGGATCAAAGTCCAAGCCCATATCTTTAGCTAATGCTTGGGTAAGTCCCATTTGCCTAGCTTGGGGCAATCGATGTAAAGCCAAAATTAGGTCGCTCAATTTTTCTCCTTTGGGCATTTGTCCAAAAATATGCAAACCTCCTCGAATTTGAGCCTCTTTCAATTCACAAAGATAACCATCAATAACTTCCAATAATGTTTCAATGTCCTTTCCATCACTATTTAAATCGACGCTCAGGTGAGAGCTTTGTACCAAATTTTCAATTTTATTTTTAATTAAATTGGCACGCTTTGGGTCTAAAAGCGCTGCTTCATAATATTCATCAATTAGCAATTCCAATTGCAATAAATCACCGTGGTTTTCTGCACGGGTCATAGGAGGAATCAGATGATCCAAGATAATCGCTTGATTTCTTCGTTTTGCTTGTGTTCCTTCCCCTGGATCATTAATAATAAAAGGATAAAAGTGTGGGATAGCTCCAAATACCATAGCAGGAAAACAACTTGAAGCACTTAGGGCTACACTTTTTCCTGGAAGCCATTCCAAATTACCATGTTTTCCTACATGCACAACAGCATCTGCATTAAATTTGTGTTGCACCCAAAAATAATAGGCTAAATAATCCTGTGTTGGTACCAAATCTGGAGAGTGGTAGGTCGCTTGCAAATCCATATTGTACCCTCGGCTGGGTTGAATGGAGACAAAGATATTTCCTAGGCATAGCCCTGGAATTAAAAACCATCCATTTCTGTAATTTACGGCAGAGGTTGGAGCTCCCCATTGCTCCTCAATTTTTGATCGAAGTAGGGGCGAAAGTTGTCCGTAATGATGTAAAAAGTCCGTTTCTGACAATAAAACTTGCGCTTCTTTTAATTGTGAACTGTGGATTTCATTTGTAATAAAAGAAGTCAACTCATCAATTAATTCCGTTGTATTTTGAGGAATTTTTGTTCCCAATTCATACCCTTTATCTTTTAAGGCTTTCAAAATTTCAAGCACCGATTGTGGAGTATCCAAGCCCACACCATTTGCCAAACGGCTATTTTTATTGGGATAATTAGGAACGATTAGAGCAATTCTTTTTTCTTTGGCGTTTTTTTGCCTTAGTTTGACCCAATTTGCAGCAAAGTCAGCAACAAATTGGCAGCCTTCTTTGTGGGGCTGGTACGCAACAATTTCTGAATCCGTTTGCTCATCTCGTCCCATTGATTCTTTAAAAGAAATGGCTGTAGTTATTATTTTACCATCCATTTCTGGCAACGCTATATTCATTGCAACATCAGTTGGAGGCAAGCCAAAAAGACCAGCTTCCCAAGTTGCTTTGTTGCAAGAAGCAAAAATTGCTTGGATAAGAGGAATGTTTAGAGATTCAAAAAAGGTTGAAGTCTCTGAACCATCAAACGAACTCAATGCAAAACCTGTCGTATTAATAAGTACTTGGGGCACTAAGTCATGGGCATTTAACAACTCTAAAATCGTATCATTAATTCTTTTATCCCGATAACTCAAGGCCATCAAAACAACAGGATAAAACCCCTTTAGCGCTAACATTTCAGACAAAACCTGTAAGGGCAATAAATTATTGGATAGATAATGTGTTCGGTAACTGGTGATAAGCGCAACAGGGCGCATAGAAGGTATTGCTTGGGATTGAGGACTCAGAATGCCTTGTTCGTAATGATACAAAAAGGAATGAGGAATACTCCGAATGGGTTGGATAGGATAAGTGGAATCGAATTGGGTATTAAAAATTAGTTTTAAGGCTTGCTCAACATTAAAAATTCCACCCGCAACAAAATATTTCCAAATTTCATCTACCAAAGTAAAGGGAATGGTAGAAAGTTGCATCAATTCCCAATCGGGTTGGTCGTGCCCAGGCAAGAAAATGAGTTCTATATCGGCTTCTTCCAAAAGTGCTATTATTGCTTCGCAAAAATAAGAATAATACGATTTTCCACCAAGCAAACGCATTACGATTACTTTGGCTTTGGACGCTACTTCTTCTAAATAAGTATCAATGGTTAATTCCTGCTTAAAGTACGTTAAATTGGCTAACCTCAAGCTAGGTAATTCCCCCTCAACATTCAAAGATCGATAAGCTTCATTCACTGCACTAATCTCAGTATCTCCAGCAGAAAGAAATATAAGGTCTCCAGCTTGTTGTTCTATATAAAAAACGCCATCGTCGTTCGGGTTCCATCCGCCTGGTATTGTAGAAATTAAGTGCATTTTATTGGTTTTTAATACTTTTAGTAAAGCAAATAATAAAACGCTACATATTGTTACCAATATGCAGCGTAGCGTAGTATAAATTAATTTAAATGACCCGCAATATCTCTACCGATAACAACCAATTGAGTTTTGCGTTCTTCTTCGTCTTTCCAAGCTCTATCAAAGTAATAATCAAAGCGATTTCCCACGCCTTGCAAAATCATACGCATAGGTTTGTCAGGGATATTTACAAACCCTTTGACCCTATAGATTTCATGTTTTTGAACGAGGTTCTGAAGTTCTTTAACCAATGTTTTAACATTGGGAGTAGTGGGATATTCTAAGATTTCTGTCGTAATGCTTTCATCGTGCTCATGATCGTGTCCATGTTCATGATGATGTTCGTGGATAGAATGTCGGGTAGATAAATCATCCTCCGCAGAAGCTCCCAATCCCAATAAGATGTCATTATCAATGATTCCATTGGCAATGGGAATAATTTTGACATTGGGGCGGGCTTTGGGAGACAAGGCTTCGACAACTGCTGTATATCCAGCATCATCAATCAAATCTCGTTTGCTCACCAACAGTAGATCCGCACAAGTCAACTGATCCAAAAATAACTCTTCTATAGGGGTTTCATGATCTAAGGAATCATCTGCCAAGCGTTGCTTCTGAACCTTTGCTCGATTGCAAAGCTCACCCGTTGCTACACCAACAGCATCCACTACCGTCACAACAGCATCTATTGTTATGTGTGGCTTTAGGTCTGGCCAATTTACGGCTCTAATCAAGGGTTTAGGCATTGCTAAACCAGAAGTTTCTATAATGATATGGTCAATATCATCTTTGCGCTCAATCAATTCTAACATAGAAGGCAAAAACTCCTCCTGCACGGTACAACAAATACAACCATTGGCTAGCTCAATTAAGTTGCAAGTTTCATCCCCACAGCCAGTGCGAATAATTTCACCATCGACACCGACTTCTCCAAATTCATTCACCAGTAAGGCCAAGCGTTTTCCATTGGCATTTTTGAGAATATTGTGCACCAGTGTCGTTTTACCAACCCCCAAAAAACCTGTTATTATTGTGATAGGTATTTTTCTCATAAGTATTCTATTTTTTGTTTTAATTAGTATTCATATCTATTTAGCAGTTCTGTTCTTTTTACGTTTGTATAGGAACAAATTCCATTTTTCTTCTGCCACGCCATGCTTGTCCATCTCAGCTCTAGCCATAGTGAAAAATAAATCGGATAATCGGTTGATATAAGCCAGAACATAGTCTTTTACACAATCTGGATCTTCTTGCATCAACGTAACCAAATTGCGTTCACCTCGTCTGATTTGTGTTCTACAGACATGACACAAGGCAGAAACTTCGTTTCCGCCAGGCAAAACAAAATAATCAGAGGGGCTACTCATAGCTTCTTCCATCTCATCCAGCCATTGCTCGCAAAAAGCGGCTCCATCTTTCGGCTCAGGGTTTGTGTTTTCTTTTTTTGAAATAGAAGGACGTGCCAGCCGAGACATCATATCCATCAAATCTTTTTGAATTCGATGCAAATTAGCTTGCCAAGCGTGTTCTTCTCCTAACTTAGCACGAAGTAAACCAATGGTTGAGTTAACTTCATCTAAGGTTCCAATGCACTCAATTCGAGGCGAATTCTTAAACTCTCTACTGCCTCCAAAAACACCTGTTTTTCCTTTGTCTCCTTTTCTAGTGTATATTTTCATAGTAATTTTTTATTCTTTAACTAACAACGCAGTTAATCGTGTGAAAAATTGAACTTCTAGTGCAACCTATTACAAGTTTGGATTTTAGATACGTTCCGTTAATTTCAGTAGTTTTTCCAATAAATCATCTGTTCCAAAATAGAGGTGGGCATAAGAAGCCAAAACATTTTTATAACTATAGATCATGGTATCAGCAGGTTGATTGCGGGCTGTTTTTGCAAAACCAAGATGAGGGGTGGAAGCATGGTTTAGTAGAGTCGAATAATGAAATTCATGTCCTTTAAATGCTAGATTATCCAAGTACATTGTTCGATAGCCTAGTTTGAGTTTCATCTGTTGCATAGAACTAACAAAATCAAAGCAACCTACCATTTTATATGCTTTGCCTTCTTTGTCTATAATTGCCTTTGCCAAATACATCATTCCTCCACATTCTGCCCATATTCGCCCACCATTAGCAGCATACTTTCGGACAGATGCCAACATAGAATGATTGGCAGACAGTTTATCCAGATAACATTCAGGGTATCCTCCTGGGAAATAAACAAAATCAGCAATTGGCAACTCCTCATCTTCCAATGGGCTAAAATAAACGACCCTGCCTTTTCGCTCAAAAGCTTTTATCGTTTGTTCATAACAAAAATTAAAGGCATTGTCCTTTGCCACAGCAATCTGAAACGAAGGGCGAAGGACGGATTTTTTTTCGCTTGTGTATGGTTCGGGAACGGATACCGTGCAATTTTCTAATAGTTGATTGAGATCAACGGTTTGCTCCAAAGCTTGGGAAAACCGTTCAATCAATGGATCGTAAGCCTCAATTTTGTCAATAGACAACCCCAAGTGTCGAGAGGGGATTTGAGCATCTTCCAAAGCAGGCAAATAGCCCAAAGCCGTTAAACCAACATCCTCACAAGCCTCTTTCAAAAAAGCATAATGAGAAGCCGTATTCACTCGATTAAAAATCACCCCAGCTATTTTTAAGGCTGGATCAAAATTCTTGAAGCCGTACAAAAGGGGAGCAACAGAATAAGCAGTTGCTTTGGCGTTCACAACAAAGACGATGGGAATGTCCAGTACTTTAGCTAATTCGGCGGTGCTACCTTCCGAACGTTTGGCACCATCAAATAATCCCATTACACCTTCTACACAAGCAACATCTGCCATTGATAGACAATCAAAATAACTTGCCCTAAGATCTGCCTTAGACATCATAAACAAATCTAAATTAACCCCCGTTTTTTGACCAGCAAGCTGATGAAATTTGGGGTCGATATAATCTGGACCACATTTGAAAGGTTGAGCAGAAATTTTTCGATTCTTCAACGCTCTCAGCAATCCTAAAGTGACGGTAGTTTTGCCAGCATTACTAGTTGGCGCAGCGATAATAAATTGTGCCTTTTTCATCAACGTTTACTTTACCTGTAAAGGAATGCCAGCAACCATAAAACTTAGTTGCTTGGCTTGTTTTGCAATATATTGATTAACCTCGCCATGCAGATCTACAAATTGACGAGTACTTGCCTGCATTGGAATAATTCCCATTCCAAGTTCAGCACTGACAATAAAAAGGGTTAGGTGCTGCTCAAACAAGCGTTTTAGCTCACTCAATGCAAATTTCTTTGCCTGCTGACTATCGTATTTATAAGCGTCAAAAACATTGGTCAACCACAATGTAATGCAGTCCAACAAAACCACCTTTGAAGGAAATGTGACTTGACTAATATTCAATAATTCTTCTTTATTAATCCAAGCTTCTGAGCGACCTTCTTGATGCAACATAATGCGCTTTTTATATTCCTCATCCCAGACCTTGGAGGTAGCAAGATAGATGGGACGTTTACAGTTTTCTAAGGCCAAGCGTTCCGCATAAGCACTTTTTCCTGAGCGTTGACCTCCCGTTATTAAATGAATTTCTGCCTGTTTCATTTCATTATGTTTAAAACTTCATAAGTTCCTTTTAATTGTTTTGCAAATTTTGCCCCCCAACCAATCTTAACCATCTCTTGCTCAGCATCCACAAAATGCAAAGCACTTACCAATTTACAATTCATTTGATAAGCCAAAACCAAGTCCTCCAATGTAGCTGCCTCTTTAGATTGAAAACGCCCATCACTTAGTATGATCAATTGATAATGTAGAGTGGGATTGATTGCCGTTAATTTTTTAATCGTTCTAAAAGCAGCCACTAGATTTGTTTTACCACCAGTCTCTACCGATTCTACGACCTCTAATAACTTATTGAGATCCTTAGAGCCTTCCAATTGTAGTTTTGCAGCACCATCAAAGAGTGTAATCAGAGAAAAAGTAGTGGGAGAATTCGCTTGCTTTTTTGCCCATTTTTTAATCAACCCTTTGGCATAAGCAATCACTTGCTGTTGAAGCATGGAACCACTTGAATCTAAGACAAAAATAAGTTGTTGCTTTGTTTTGGTTTCCTCTCTTTTATGTTTTAGCTCTAATTTAGAGGTGGCCAAATATTGCCCAACGGTTTTTCGTTTGTCAATCGTCTTTACAGCACTAGCCGTTTGTGCAATCCCTTTGGGAGCTTCTTTTTGCCGTTGTGGAGTTCCATTTTTAGATTTCCCACCGTTATGAGGCCTTGTTACTAGATGCTGATCGGGAAGTATTGCTTTGATTAGAGCGTTGGGCGCTTGCTGTTGAGGTTCACTTTGTTTTTCTTGTGAAGCTTTATTTTCTTCTTTTTCTTGTGGAGGAGGAGGGCTTGAATTTAAGGCATTGCTTCTATGATTCAATACCAAGTGCTGAATCGCATCAACATCTTCCGTTGTTGTTACTGTTCGCCCATTCAATGCTGTAAACGCTCTAGCCGTTTTTACCAATAAAATATCCGCTCTTAGTCCTTCTACTTGGTTGTTGAGTGCCAATTGCCCCGAATAGCTTAAAACTTCAGGTGACACCACAATAGAATTTAAGGCAGCTTTTGCCCTCAAAACTTCTTCTAATAACTCTTGTTCTTCTTGGGCATATTTTGCTCTAAATGCTGCGGCATCCTGATCAAATGCCAATCGCCGTTCTATCACTTTTACCCGTTGTTCTAAACATTGGGGCGTTTGAATAAAGACGCACAAACCGAAACGATCTTTTAACTGAGGACGCAAATCACCTTCTTCGGGATTCATAGAACCAATCAAGCAAAATTTGCTGTCCAGCTTTTTGGAAAAACCTTCTCGTTCTAAAAAATAATAACCCATGGAAGCAGCATCCAAAAGCATATCCATTAGATAATCATTTAAAAGATTGATCTCATCAATGTATAAAAAACCTCGATTCGCCTTAGCCAAAAGCCCCAATTGTAAATGCTCCTGCTTTTCATTGATTAATTTGCCCAAGCTAAGTTGTCCCAATAAACTATCTTCCGAGGCACCTATAGGCAAGTTGACAAAAGGAAAGGCATCTTGATTAGCCATCAAGTTGGCAAGAGAACGCACCAAGGTAGTTTTGCCCGTTCCCTTATCCCCAATAGCCAACACACCGCCCAATGTTGGGTCAATGATATTGAGCAGTAGGGCAAGTTTGAATGTTTCTTGCCCTACAATTGCTGTAAATGGAAATATAGCCGTCATCATGCTCCCATAATTGAATTATAAGTCCAATACAGACCAATTAAGATAGAAGCTAACCCCGCTAAGCCATTCATCCATTTAAAAATAGATATGTTTTTATCCAAAAAGCGACTCATTGTAACAATCAAGGTATAACTGTAAACGCCCATTGCAAAGATGATTCCTACCGATTCTATTACCAAAATCAGGATGGCTTCTGTAATGGTTGGTGCACTAATGACCAAGGCTGTTGTTAAGGCTCCACCTGTTCCTGCTAAGCCATGCAACATCCCAATCCAAAAGGAACGCTTAATCGGGTTCATTGAAATTTCTTCTCCCTGTTTTCCATGTAAATGAATGGGATTAGATGCATTGTGCTCATGGGCCTCTATAGCTTTGTGATCCTGCATCATTTCGTTGAGTTGGTAATTTCTTCGGATTGCCGTTATCCCCAACCAAAACATAATGGGACCAACCATCAATTCGGCTATATAAGAGATGTTCTCTACAAAATTAACCATGGTTGATCTAAAAATCAACGCAACCCCTCCAAATAACAATAGTGTAACAGAATGCCCAAAGGCCCATTGGGAGGCTTGCAAGACAGTCTTAAGGGATGCCCTTTCTTTTTTTATCGCTTTTTCTGAAGCCAAAACAGAAACCGCAGTAATGTGATCTGGTTCAAAAGAGTGTAGTACGCCCGCCATGAGAGGGCGAAGCATGTTGGCAAATGTCATAGTCGTTTGTATTTAATAAAATCGCCTTCTTTATGAATTAAAAAAAGGTCTAATTCTATTGGATTAAGAATTGTTTTACTTTGTTGATAACAACAGCTTAAAAGCTGTTGGTAAAAAGCTTCCTGTTCCTGAAAGGGAAAAATTTCAGGTAATCGTCCTGCCATATTAAGTTCCTTTATGGCGTTTTGTTGTTGCATATTATAGCCTGATTTTTGGGCTAGTCTCGCAATAAATTCCTTGTCCCAAGAAGAGACACAACTATGCGTATCCAACTGCCCAGCCGCTAATTTTACTGCCTTTCCCAGCATAATTCCAAGCGATACTTTTTGAATGGCCGAATGCCTTATTTTTTTTAAGGTTTCTCCAATCCAATTTCCATAATGTATAAAGGCCTGTTCTTTTAAATAAGGGAATAAAGCCCTTAGGTATTTTTCAGATCTTGCCCCAGAGTTAATGACCAGCTCTCGAATGCCATTGGCAACAGCGACATCAATTCCTTGCTCAATACTGGCAATATAAGAGCTAGAGGAATAGGGCTTAACAATTCCTGTTGTTCCTAGAATCGATAAGCCATTCATAATACCAACTCGCTCATTGAGCGTGCGCTTAGCCAACCGAACCCCATTAACAACAAAAACAGTTACACAAACGCCAAAATCCCAATCGGCATCGTGTAGTAACTTTTGTAAGGCAGCAACCATCATTTGCCTTGGAACAGGATTAATCGCAGCCTGTCCAACGGCTAATGACAAGCCTGGTAAGGTAACAGTGCCCACACCTTCGCCCGCAACAAACAAAACTTCTCCCTTCTTTTTCGTCAAGGTGATTTCGCAGCCTATTTCCGCCTTGTTGGTCACATCTGGGTCATCTCCAGCGTCCTTAATTACACTACATTTCGCCCATTCTTCTGTAAAAGCACAGGAATGAACGGGAATTGTCAATACTTTTTCGATGGGCAGAACTACCTGTACTTCCTTAGGGGGTGTTTGATGAATCATAGCCCACAACGCTGCTTTAGCCGCTGCCGTGGCAGAGGTTCCCGTTGTAAAGCCGTCCCTTAAAGGTCCTTCAGGTATTTTTCTTAAGCCCATTTTTTTATCTCTTCTAGCAACCGTTCTAAATTATTTACCTCTGTAAAATAGGGGGGCATTGGAGGGCGTTTTATAATAATAATTGGCAATCCAAGTTCTAAGGCAACAGCTATTTTGGTCGCCAAAAAACCGCTTCCTCCGCTTTCTTTTGTTAAAATAACCCCTGTTTGATAATCTTGATAAATAGCCTTTTCATCTGCGTTCTTTTTATTGGGATAACCTAAAATCAATTGAGAAGCAGGGAATTGGTGGTATGCTGCCAATTCAATAGAACTAGCTCGATCTAGTATTCTAAAAAAAGTTTTGTGCCGTTTCCAATAGTCCTCTAATTTGGGGATCGACTGCACGCCAGATAAAGCCATTAAGGTTTTCCCTGCAAATTGTTCGAACAGTAGCTTTAAACTCGTTGCATAATCCTTTGTATAATGCACCAATTTATTGCATTGGCGTTCTTCATAAACCCGCTCTAAGCGATACACTGGAACCGCCAATTGTTGACTAACCTTATCAATCGTATTGTGCAGCAAGGTGGCAAAAGGGTGCGCAGCATTAATAATCCACTTTATTGCATGCTGTTGGATATAATTAGATAAAGCCTGTTCATCCAAAGCACCAAAACGATAAATCCCCAAGCCATCTTCTTGATATTCTACGGCTGTCTTTGTCGAATAGTGATAGGGCTTCTTTACTTGCTTCATTAAGTCAAGCACCTGCCTGCCTTCTGTCGTTCCTCCAAAAATTAGAATCATAGCTCAATCAATTATTCTTTGAGTGTAAACTTTTTATTGGTTCTAAAAATATGTTTCCAATCAGGGTTATACAATTGAGATCTATTTTTACGAGCACCAATACAAGCACCAATAATGAATAAAACCGTCCGTGTTTTTTTGCTTTTTTTGACAATAGCCGCTAAGTTTTGCAGCGTTCCTTGATAAATTTCTTCATCCTTCCACGTTACCCGATAAAGTACTGCTACAGGCGTTTCTGGATCATAATGTTCTAATAATTGCGCCTCTACCTTCTTGACCAAAGTAGCACTTAGAAAAATGCACATGGTTGCCTTATGTTTAGCCATTTCTTCCAATTTTTCAGCCTCAGGCAAGGGCGTTTTTCCAGCTCCTCTAGTCAGAATAACAGACTGCACCACTTCAGGAATGGTGAATTCAGATTTTAAGGCAGCCGCAGCCGCACTAAAAGAAGAAATTCCAGGAATGATAAAATAGTGCATGCCCAAGTCATCAAAAATGGACATTTGTTCTTGAATGGCACCATAAAGAGAAGGGTCGCCAGATTGTAAACGAACAATTAAGTGTCCTTTTTCATAATGCTTTTGCATCAACGTAATTTGCTCTTCCAAGGTCATCATTGCTGAATTCATAACAACGGCTCCTGCTTTGCACCAATTCGTCATTTCCTCTGGCACTAAACTCCCTGCATACAGTACACAATCTGCTTGCTCTAAGTAATTCTTTCCTTTGACGGTAATGAGTAATTCATCGCCAGGACCTGCACCAATAATAGCAACAACTGCCTTTCGCTCTGCCATACGATCCAAGGCTAAAGCAAAGGTGAATTTCTCCCCATTCTCTAATAAAACCTTCTGTTTTTCTACCAAGAGGCTAGTTTGATTCGCCAAAAGCATCGCAGTAGATTCTGAAACACCATCAACACCAATTTTTGCCTGAACGACTTTACTAGGGTTCGGAACCTCAATGGTTTGTATAACTTCTCTTGTAAAAGTTTGGAAAGGAAGGTCGCATTCCTCTGAGAAGTCTACATAAGCCTGTTGTTTTGCTTTAATGTCCACCGAGCCAAAACATTTGAGGGCTGCGGGGGAGTATCCCTTTGCTTTTATGGATTCCAACAAGGTCGTTTTGAATTGTTCAGAATCTAAGGCTTTAGAACAACCTGTCCCAAGCGTTAACACTTTTGGATAAAAAGCAAGACAGGGGATTGTAGCCTTTATCAATCGAGGAGATACACAAATCAACAACTCAAATTTAGCGTAATCAATTGCTGTTTCTTTATAGAATACCGTGACAAAATCAGGCAAAGATTGCTCTAAATAAGCCGTTCCTTTGTCCTTTATTTCTAACAATAAAGCTGTTGGTTTTCTATTTACAAACAAAGCCATTAATGCTGTCATAGAGGACGTACAGGCTACCGTCCAATCAAACTGCTCCGCCAAAAGATCCAAGGCCCAAATTTGTTGCACATCACTAGCAGTAGAAAGAACCGCTTGGCTACCAAAAATAGCAGCTACTTTTTCTGCCAAGGCATTGGCTCCCTTTTTGTGACCACCAATAACAGATTGTACAAAGTAAGTTTGTTCGTCCATACAAATCACCGCAGGGTCTAATTCTTTCCCTTCTAGAAACGGAGCAATCATTCGCACACAGATTCCCATAGCACTGATAAAAACAATTCCATCCAATTGACTAAAGTATTGTTCTAAATACTCAGAGATAGAATTTACGCTAGATACGGTATCATAATTGTTTTCACGAGTAGTAATCAACAATGATTTAGGGAATTGCTTTTGCAATACAAGCGCTTTTTTTATGGCTTGATCCGTTACGGCAATAAAAACTATTTTTTTCATTTATTCTTTTTTGCTACCAAAACATGAATGGTATTGTGATCGTCAATAACTAGTTTCATTTTATCGCTCAGGCTATAATTTAGGTGCCCAAACGTTGCTAAAAATGTATTCAAAGAGCTTTCTAAGACAGTATTCATTACCACCGTAGCGCCTTCTATTAAATAAGCATCTAATTGTTTAATCAAAGTCTCTAAACGCCCACCATGACCACCAATAAAAACCGATTGCGGGGTGGGGAATGTCGCCAAATCCAAATCAAAAAAATCATGAATTAACACCTCAATTCCAGAGGTTTGCTGCTGTTCACAATTTTGTTGGATAATAGCGCCGCATTCCAAGCGTTTTTCAATGGCTAAAACCTCCAAATGAGGATAATGTCGTTTAGCGTCTATGGCAATTGCTCCAGTACAACTTCCTATATCCCAAAATGTATTCGCCTTATGCAATTCCAACAATTGTACGTTTAATAATCTTAGCGGCATTTTAGTAATCATTTTAGGGCGACCTGCTAAGGTTTTAAATGTGTTATCGGGCTGAGACAAAGCAAGTTTTCGGCTTTGAGTTCGAATGAGTAACACACAGTTTAAAGAAGCTGCCTTATAATTGCTTGCTTCTTTGAGTTCCAAGGTTGATATTTGTTCGTCATCGCCCCCTAAGTTTTCACCAACAAGCATTTTATAATTATCAACTCCATACCTCAACATCCGCTGAGCAATATGTGCTGGGCTGTGCTGTGCATCCGTCAAAATTCCAATAAGAGATTGATCAGAGCGCAATACTTCATCCAATTTTTTCCAAGGTCTACCATGTAGCGAAACCGCTAATAATTCATTGTAGGCAACTTGCTTTTTGTGACAAAGTAATTGGAGGCAATTAAAGGTTGGATAAGCCTTTAAACAAGTTGTTGGCATTAAACGTTTGAGCGTATTGCCAAAGCCATAA from Aureispira anguillae encodes:
- the cobN gene encoding cobaltochelatase subunit CobN, encoding MHLISTIPGGWNPNDDGVFYIEQQAGDLIFLSAGDTEISAVNEAYRSLNVEGELPSLRLANLTYFKQELTIDTYLEEVASKAKVIVMRLLGGKSYYSYFCEAIIALLEEADIELIFLPGHDQPDWELMQLSTIPFTLVDEIWKYFVAGGIFNVEQALKLIFNTQFDSTYPIQPIRSIPHSFLYHYEQGILSPQSQAIPSMRPVALITSYRTHYLSNNLLPLQVLSEMLALKGFYPVVLMALSYRDKRINDTILELLNAHDLVPQVLINTTGFALSSFDGSETSTFFESLNIPLIQAIFASCNKATWEAGLFGLPPTDVAMNIALPEMDGKIITTAISFKESMGRDEQTDSEIVAYQPHKEGCQFVADFAANWVKLRQKNAKEKRIALIVPNYPNKNSRLANGVGLDTPQSVLEILKALKDKGYELGTKIPQNTTELIDELTSFITNEIHSSQLKEAQVLLSETDFLHHYGQLSPLLRSKIEEQWGAPTSAVNYRNGWFLIPGLCLGNIFVSIQPSRGYNMDLQATYHSPDLVPTQDYLAYYFWVQHKFNADAVVHVGKHGNLEWLPGKSVALSASSCFPAMVFGAIPHFYPFIINDPGEGTQAKRRNQAIILDHLIPPMTRAENHGDLLQLELLIDEYYEAALLDPKRANLIKNKIENLVQSSHLSVDLNSDGKDIETLLEVIDGYLCELKEAQIRGGLHIFGQMPKGEKLSDLILALHRLPQARQMGLTQALAKDMGLDFDPLDTAYETVLKVTLNGMDCRTIGQAVEWLELKSKLLIEALLEGELVMDSLGKYTQQVLVSIKEETLPKLNATQSEITNLLNGLDAGYVPSGGSGAPTRGRLDILPTGRNFYSVDIRTIPSPHAFELGKKSADNIISRYLQEEGTYPTSIGISVWGTSTMRTGGDDISQALALIGVRPIWQGANRRVIDFEIISTLELKRPRVDVLLRISGFFRDAFPDVISLFNAVVERVAELDESDEFNPIKARYQKEKKEWLKKGIGAEKAKERALYRVFGSKPGAYGAGLQGVIDEKNWRTKADLAEVYMNWSGYAYFGNKNEGHSAHEVFKSRLSSIDIVVQNQDNREHDILDSDDYYQFQGGMAVAVEQEKGSPSTLYFGDHSRPENPRIKSLKQELLKVYRSRVINPKWIKGMQDHGYKGAFEMAATMDYLFAYDATTELIDDFMYEGMTQAYLLDENNQNFIRTHNKWAIRDMSERMLEAIQRGMWQAPSAKTTAALEQLLLDSIEDLE
- the cobW gene encoding cobalamin biosynthesis protein CobW; protein product: MRKIPITIITGFLGVGKTTLVHNILKNANGKRLALLVNEFGEVGVDGEIIRTGCGDETCNLIELANGCICCTVQEEFLPSMLELIERKDDIDHIIIETSGLAMPKPLIRAVNWPDLKPHITIDAVVTVVDAVGVATGELCNRAKVQKQRLADDSLDHETPIEELFLDQLTCADLLLVSKRDLIDDAGYTAVVEALSPKARPNVKIIPIANGIIDNDILLGLGASAEDDLSTRHSIHEHHHEHGHDHEHDESITTEILEYPTTPNVKTLVKELQNLVQKHEIYRVKGFVNIPDKPMRMILQGVGNRFDYYFDRAWKDEEERKTQLVVIGRDIAGHLN
- a CDS encoding cob(I)yrinic acid a,c-diamide adenosyltransferase, producing the protein MKIYTRKGDKGKTGVFGGSREFKNSPRIECIGTLDEVNSTIGLLRAKLGEEHAWQANLHRIQKDLMDMMSRLARPSISKKENTNPEPKDGAAFCEQWLDEMEEAMSSPSDYFVLPGGNEVSALCHVCRTQIRRGERNLVTLMQEDPDCVKDYVLAYINRLSDLFFTMARAEMDKHGVAEEKWNLFLYKRKKNRTAK
- a CDS encoding cobyrinate a,c-diamide synthase is translated as MKKAQFIIAAPTSNAGKTTVTLGLLRALKNRKISAQPFKCGPDYIDPKFHQLAGQKTGVNLDLFMMSKADLRASYFDCLSMADVACVEGVMGLFDGAKRSEGSTAELAKVLDIPIVFVVNAKATAYSVAPLLYGFKNFDPALKIAGVIFNRVNTASHYAFLKEACEDVGLTALGYLPALEDAQIPSRHLGLSIDKIEAYDPLIERFSQALEQTVDLNQLLENCTVSVPEPYTSEKKSVLRPSFQIAVAKDNAFNFCYEQTIKAFERKGRVVYFSPLEDEELPIADFVYFPGGYPECYLDKLSANHSMLASVRKYAANGGRIWAECGGMMYLAKAIIDKEGKAYKMVGCFDFVSSMQQMKLKLGYRTMYLDNLAFKGHEFHYSTLLNHASTPHLGFAKTARNQPADTMIYSYKNVLASYAHLYFGTDDLLEKLLKLTERI